One region of Micromonospora ureilytica genomic DNA includes:
- a CDS encoding roadblock/LC7 domain-containing protein — translation MDADTVMGTELRGLRRRRPDIAGTVLAATDGMLISSDLPSTDATHLAALAAASFGLGHRVADTVRQGEFRESVVCTTAGCVVTYPAGRSALLTLVTASDPGDLDALHEEARAVARRAGSFLDVRGGGFGATSVPDAHAPLATRTPMATLPAQLRRSSRPTWRRPPI, via the coding sequence GTGGACGCAGACACGGTGATGGGAACGGAGCTACGGGGGCTGCGCAGGCGCCGACCCGACATCGCCGGGACGGTGCTGGCCGCCACCGACGGGATGCTCATCTCCAGCGATCTGCCCAGCACCGACGCCACCCATCTGGCCGCGCTCGCCGCCGCGAGTTTCGGGCTCGGTCACCGGGTGGCCGACACCGTCCGGCAGGGTGAGTTCCGGGAGTCGGTCGTGTGCACCACCGCCGGCTGCGTGGTGACCTACCCGGCCGGGCGCAGCGCCCTGCTGACCCTCGTCACCGCGTCGGATCCGGGCGATCTGGACGCGCTGCACGAGGAGGCGCGGGCGGTGGCCCGTCGGGCGGGCTCGTTTTTGGACGTTCGCGGCGGAGGCTTCGGCGCGACCTCCGTGCCGGACGCGCACGCCCCGCTGGCCACGCGTACCCCGATGGCGACCCTGCCGGCGCAGTTGCGCCGCTCGTCCCGACCCACCTGGCGTCGTCCGCCGATCTGA
- a CDS encoding VOC family protein, which produces MTSVWESLTVDARDPARLARWWAEALGYQVVTETPSGVEIRQSPDQAPALFFGPVADGKERKNRLHLDLRPANQEAEVERLVDMGARHVDIGQGEVDWTVLSDPEGNEFCVLREREE; this is translated from the coding sequence ATGACAAGTGTCTGGGAGAGCCTGACTGTCGACGCCCGCGATCCGGCCCGGCTGGCCCGTTGGTGGGCCGAGGCGCTCGGCTATCAGGTCGTCACCGAGACTCCGAGCGGCGTGGAGATCCGTCAGTCCCCGGACCAGGCGCCCGCCCTGTTCTTCGGCCCGGTGGCCGACGGCAAGGAGCGCAAGAACCGGCTGCACCTCGACCTGCGCCCCGCCAACCAGGAGGCCGAGGTCGAGCGCCTTGTCGACATGGGCGCGCGGCACGTCGACATCGGTCAGGGTGAGGTCGACTGGACGGTGCTGTCCGACCCGGAAGGCAACGAGTTCTGCGTCCTCCGTGAGCGCGAGGAGTGA